Part of the Musa acuminata AAA Group cultivar baxijiao chromosome BXJ2-7, Cavendish_Baxijiao_AAA, whole genome shotgun sequence genome is shown below.
TCGTACACCACTAATGGTTCGAGATAACAGCTTCTGAACTTCTTTTCAATTTTTTCCCATCACCATTCTAATAATACAAAAAGAATTGAAATTATATACGTACAATACTTATCAAAACAAGAAAGTTTTTAATTTTTATCCACAATCAAGTTCTGTAAAGACGGAGGGGAGGTGAGGGGAGGATATCATCAGAacaagagataacataaaatatattaaaacaaAAAATTTCTTGATTGTTCCCTTCAAGCAAATTTAGTGTGTTCCCGTTATTCCCTTATAAGAAAGAGAGCTCTATTGATATTGTGACGAGGGAGATCCTTATATTGCATAAGAAACGAGGATAAATCACTGTATTCTTGATTTTTCTATGAAAAAGAGTAAGTTCTTGATACTTACTAAAATAATGGGCGACGATGTAGTTAGCAAAGGAGGAGTAGGCGAATAGATGCGGTGGGTGAACAAATGCGATGTAGTTAACAAGTTGGAATGAAGAGGATCGGAGGACATCGATCCTTttcattttatataaaattaataatttaaaaaataaataaatatatttttatcttttttcattCATATCCTTTTTGTGCGTAATAACGAATGTAATTtttttagagaattgagattaaatattttatttttataaatataaaatttttaatattatttttaaaatataaagatctaaatattaatcataattaactaAGATGATAACGTGGGAGGTGCAAGAACGACCATCGAGTCAACACTGGGCGATCTTAGTCAATAAGTCAACAATAAGAAAGATAGACTCCACTAATTGCACCAGCTTTTTACGGAAAATTACTAACACGCCTTTAAGCCATCGAGACCGTTCGTTTCGTGTCATTTCCCGTTCCAACGGTTCTGATGCGCGTGAGACGCCGACTTGACGCCCGCGTTTGATGGCGTCTTCCTTTCGAGGTGTTCAGTTCGGCTTCTTTCGAGCCTTTAACCTCGCATTCGCCGTCACTTTTCCAATCCCTTCCGACGGCGATTCGAGGAGCGAATTCCAGGGTTTTGTGATTCTTGTCGGGATTTTGGTTTCTGCGTTGATTTGAGCTGTTCTTATCGGACTTGACAAGTGATCGGCAGGATTTAGCGGAGTTGAGGATAGATTTTGGGAAGAAATTATCTATTCGGAttgagaaagaggaagaagagacgaGGGGAATTCATAATAGCGTGGAGACCGTGAATGCTGTTGCAGCGGTGTTCGTCTCTGCTGAAAGCCGGGTCCAGCAGGTCACGGTTCCGGTGAGtcgtcatactccttttttattcTTGTGCTCCGCGTTTCCGACTTGGCTATTCATTTTGTTTTGCTTATATCTTAGTCAGTTCAGATCTGTGAGGCATTGTTGTATGTTTCAGTTATTTTTCGTATTTTAGTGACTCTTTTGATGTGTGATAAATATTTCAAACTGGGTGATCAGTAATCCCAAAAGCGTAAGCTTTTAGGAAAAAGAGCCCACTGTTCTAACATCGCTCACGTGAAAGTAAACCCAATTGCTTGGCGCAAGCCCAAACGAAGAATGAtgatgcataaattttttttttaactaattacttGGTAAACTAAAGTGGGGCAAATACATGTTTCGAACTCAGAAGCTatgatatcatgataaatatCTTGAATTGGATGACCAATAATTCCAAAAGATTAAGCTTTTAGGAAAGGACCCATTATGTAATAGGTTCTAATAATGTGGTTGCTAGGGTTACTTGAAGGAGAATTGTGAAATGATTTCTTTATTCTATCTTAATTTTGcttaattttaagatattttcatAAACTGCCCAGGGATTTTATTATGCTTTTAATAGCCTCTTCGTAGGGTATTAGTGGTTTATATGCTGTACTCATGCATTTTCCGTGCAATTTGTATTCATCTGTTCATGCACTGATATCATTGGATGGCACCGTCTAACATTGGGCATTATTGTAAGCTTGGGAACTGTCATCTGTGGAGTACATGATTGACCCTCACTCAATCTTCAGGTGGGAAATGATTTCTGTTTGCTATGTTTTGGATGCACTCACTTTTATTGTGTTCCATTTTATGACAACTTATCTTGCAAACATTTGATGGCCGTACTCGTGCTATGTTTTATTGAGTTCAGTTATAGTTATGGATCCCTTCCTGGTATTGAGCTTTGTTAGGGTTGACATCCCTTATATATTCAAGTGACATTAAACTATTTTCTAACAGGTATATATATACTGAATTAGATGGGTATCATTAATGATATGGTAAATGTAAACATTCCAATTTTTGGAAGTTTTACATTAGATTTGAGAACAGCATCTTTGTGATTAGATATGGGGACTAAAAGTCTATTGGAAGAAACAATAGTGATAGTTCATCTATGTTAAGGACGCCTCTAACCAAAACATATTGCAGGCTGTATAAAGCTGGTTCACTAATATTGTTTctgacaattaaaaaaaaaaacagaccAGGAAGGAGAATGTGGGCCTTTGCTCAGTTATAAGACTACTCCAGTTGGAACTTACATGTCATGGGTTTAAGTTTCTTAAAAACAATCTGTGAGCAGGTACAAGGTTGCACATTTTTGATCATAGCCGGATGCGCTGTTTGTGGGAGCCATAAGCACTAAACAACATTTTACAAGTCTAGGAACAGATGAAGCTGAATTTATGCATGTATGTGTATTTATGTTATATAAATATCTCCTCTTTTGggtgtcatcaacatttatttgttCTTCTAACTTCCAGAGGAGAAGATGAACTGCTTGGCTCAGTGTGTATTGGTGCTTTGGGTCTCATGGAAACGGCAGGCGCATCAACCATACAGTCGTTGTTCCTGAACCTGCATTTTCTTTGTCGGATGCCCCTGCACTCAAAAATGCAAGCCATCCATCTGAACCGAGGCTTCTATATGTTGCACCTCCTTTCTCTCCGGTTTCCTTTCTGCCATCGGGTACTTCATCTGCTGGTCAATCTCCTGTATGTCCTCTATCTCTTTCTGTTCTGTTACCAAGTTTGTATTCTCCCAGCGGCCGAGTTTCACCTCCTGTCGTTTCCACCTTCACAGCCAAACCTTCGACTGCTCACTGTATCCCTCACCAGAACCCTTGCATTGCAGAACACCTTCATCTCCTGAGGTGCCAGTAGCCAAATTGTTGTTTACTTCCCTCGATACCAACTGCAAGAAGAGTGAGGTGTATAAGCTCCAATCCTACCAGTTCTATCCTGGAAGCCCAATAGGTTGCCTCATATCACCAAGCTTGGGTTGTTCAGGTACTTCATCGCCTTTCCCTGATCCCAAATTCTATTCCTGTTCTGGTGGCTACTTCCAATTGTTCCCTATTGGTGGACCACCAAAAATCTTAATTGCTGAAGGGATTGCTGCACGGCAACTTACACCAGCACATACTCAAAATGGTGGGTCACTTTTAGATCGTCGGATATCGGCAGCTGCATCAATAGAGGAGTCTGCTACCATGCCTAAGAATAATGAACACTTGGTGGATCAATGAGCATCATTTGAATAACTACACAAGAGTTTTCGTTCTGGTTGTAAATGAAAGTAGCAGATAGCAGGAGAATCAGCACTGATGATACCTGCCATGACTTGCCTGAGAAAGTACTGGCTTCTGTTTCCCTCTCTCCGGCTAAAAGAGTTCAAATTTGATGGAGGGGGTATTGTCAGAGCCTAATGTTGGTTCAGACTGGTGGGCCAGTGAGAAGGCCGCTACACAGCAACTGAGCATCTGGAAGAGTTGGAAATTCTTCCCAAGAATACATCCAGGTGTAAGCTGAAAGGTCACTTTGCCTTGCTTCATATACGTCAAGGGAGGATCCTATGTCAACTGACCACTGAGTGTCCTCATCTGAAATCCCAACGGCAAGTATCAGAACCACCTTTTAATATCTTTGCTCAAGTTACAGTGAAGCAATTCAATTGGGCTACATGAATTTGACTTTCAGAGATAGTACAGTTCATAAAGATAAGATTTCAAATGTCTCTTGATATGAACTGCATTTCATTGTAACATATTTGGTGGAATCATGGGTTCTGTTCGAGAATTTCCAAGCAGGTACCTCTATATATTTGGTTCTGATTCATCTTCTGTTTACTATTTGCCTTACAACAGCTACTGCTTGGAAATGTGTTGTTGTTTCACTTTCTCACGTTTTCACGACTCCTCCAAGGAATTCATGTTGTTGCATGGACCATACCTATTTCGCTGCCTTTAAATTATGTAAATATGTTAGATCTGTAGGTTTGGTATGTTGAATATAAAAGACATAAAACAAGTCACTTGCAGCTgtcccactgtgattttgttatatACGCCAACACTAATGTACATGATGTCGATAAAGATAAGGTTTGATCCTAAAATCTTATTATCAACTATCATATTCTTTACCAATTAATATAGTTCAAATTCTTCCAAATTTGGATGAGTATAACTTCCGGTCCATTATGTTGGTAAATAGGTGTCTAATTTTTAACATTGTGCTTTAATAAAAATCAATATCTTAAAGAAACAATGTGCCCCACCTGGGGGGTATAACTTGGTTCCCAAGTTATAGACGTCCCGAAACGGTGCCCGCCGTGACGCCCGCAATTTGCTTTTGTCCCTCGTATCTGGGTCCCGCATGCCCTCCGTCACTCCTCCAATCGCGTGGTAGGTGGCCCAAGGGGTGAATGCAGATCGAGGAAACGTGTGGTCGATTCGATCTCCGGTTCTCCAAATCAAAAATTCCCGGGCGTtctttatataataaatataaatatgttctTCCGCTTTCCATTTCAACATTTGCATCTTCCTCGTGACGCCTCCGTCCCAAAACCTTTGTCCGTCTCGTGTTACAATTTAACCCCCCACGAGGCTCCTTTCTTACTACTCATTTATCAAGATACCCACGCGCTTGGGCTCATTTTGCAGCCGGTTCACTGAACCGGCCTTCGATTAGGCTCGGCCATACCCGCAGCCTCGGTGTTGCCGTTTAACAAAACGTGGCCGATCACTTGCCTTTTGACCCGCCCGGTTTGAGCCGGTCCGGTGAGTAGATTAGTCACTCGGTATGTCGACCGGGTTCGTTTTGCCCCTTCCCATTTTATTTCGGCTCCCTGTGTCCTCGCTCCAATTGCTATTGTTATTATTTGAGGCTACtcctattatgattattattaatgTTTTTCCTCGCCGTCCCGCTTCGTCTCCCCCCTTCCAGAGAACACGCGGCCCCTCTCTTTTCCCTATCTTCTCCCGTATATAAATCGGGGCCAAACCCTAATTTTCCCAACCCTTTGACTCCCGTTtcccccctcctcttcttcctcctcctcatcggCCGCCGCCGCACATACCGCCGGTGGCCCCGTGGAACCCCTCGTTTCCGCATGCCATTCCGGTAACCAATTGCCTCCCGTCCGCCGGATCCCATGGACAGCGCCGGCGGGCCCCCCGATTCGGAGGATTTCGTGCTCCGCTCCGCCGTCCGCTCTGGACTGAAGCGGGAGTTCGTCTTTGCCCTCAGGTCCCAGGCCCAGCTTCCGTCTTCCCTCGGCCGTACCCGTTCCGGCAGGTCAGCCGCCGCCCCAGCAGCTTTTCCTCCTAGAGCGACCAAGAAGCGCAGGAAATCTGGTGGGGATCTGCCGTTGAAGACGGCTGCGACCGTGACGGATGTTGTGGATTGTGACGATGAGCCTGTCACGGATGTCGTTTCATCAGCGAACCAGACCCACTTGGAAACCCTTGTGTCGGTCGATGTTTGTGGTGAATCTGCCGCGGAGGCCGCTCTTCCACGGATGAATTCTGTGGCTGCCCCAGTCATTGTGGATGGTGACGATGAGCCCACGGCGGATTTTGTTCCGTCAGCGATTTGGACCCCCTTGGCCACCCTCGTGCCGGTTGATGGTTGTGGTGAATCCGCCGCGGAGGCTGCTCCTCCACAGATAAGCCGCGTTGAAGCCCCAACCGTCGTGGATCGTGACGATGTGCCTACCGCAGATGCTGCTTCTTCTGCGAATGGTCCTGTTTTGGAAACACTAGTGTCTATTGACGGTTGTGGTGAACCTGCAGCGGAGACTGCTCCTCCACAGATGAAGCCCGTCAAAGACCCTACCGTTGTGGATCGTGACGATGAGCCCATATCGGATGCTGTTTCTTTAGCAAATGGTGGTATCTTTGAAAACCCCGTGTTGATCGATAGTAGTGGTGAATCTGCAACGGAGATTGCTGCTCCACAGGTGAAACCTATCAAAGTATTTGTCAGATCTCCCTTGAGGGGCAAAGCTGGTGGTCTGTTGAAATCTCCTAATCGTTGGGTCCAAGCGTTAGCATCTGCTGCTGATGCACCAATTGTTCTTGATGATGTTGCTGCATGCAAATCGAATGGCATCTCCCTTGATAATTGTTGTTCTGTGAAGAACCAGATAGTGATTAATTGTGATGCTGAGTTGAATGTGGATCACTTGGCATCCAAGAATCAATTAGAAAGCTCCAGAGCATCACAAATAGAGGATACAGTACAAGTATCAATTATTGAAAGCCCTCCTCCAGCGTTGACAATGAATAATGAAGAACCTTTACAGGGAACACCAACAGTAATGGACTATCAAGATGGTGGAAAGATGGAAAATAGCCTACCACAGAAGCCTGTGAGGAGGTTTACGAGGTCATTATTGAAGGTTCCTCCTGTAGAAAAGGAAGGTCCAATAGCGATTATCTCTAGTATGGAAAGTGGTCATGACAGCATTATGGATGATGACAAATTTCCAGGGAAGCCCAACAGGAGGTCTGGTATCAAGTCTGAGGAAGAAGATTCTGGATCAGATGTTGGTGCAGGCGCTAGCGGTGAGTCCACTGGATCAGAGGGAACAAAAGGTGGTGAAAACTCTGTTAATGGGTCTTTGAACTCAACCCCAAAGAATAAGATGGAACTGAAGATGTCAAAGAAGATTTCTCTGACAAAGCTACCTGGTAATGTGAGGGAATTGCTGTCAACTGGATTGCTTGAGGGATTGCCTGTCAAGTATATGACATCCAATGGAAAGGTATGCTGCAACCTCCATAAATAGAATTCACAATGTTGTCTTGGTCTTCTTTAATGTTTTTTCTTGCTGAAAGAGATTTGGAATTAATCTTCTGACACCAAAAGAATCTAAAAGCCAAATTGTACTCTTTATTAGTTCAACTGGATCCTTTTGTTCTTTCTGTATGTCTTGTGCTTTATTTTATGGTCGACTTTTTGTCTATGTTACCTTGCTGGTCACTCTATATATAGTTATTCCTGTACATTCTTTATGGACACTATGATTTTGATCAGGAATTGTCTTTATGACATTATTATTACAGCAAATTGAGCTTCACGGTGTGATTAAGGGCAATGGTATATTGTGCTCTTGTGCTACTTGTGATAGCTCGATTGTAAGTATTTTCTCTGTTATAGCTTCGTGCTAGTTAACATCGTGTTAGATCAATttattgttttttatttatttattttttggatgTGTGGCATGAAGGTTGTTTCAGCATATGTGTTTGAGCAGCATGCTGGCAGCACAAAAAAGCACCCAGCGGATTTCATTTACCTGCAAAATGGTAATAGCCTCCATGATGTGGTGAAAGCATGCCATGGTGCTCCTTTAGACATGTTGGAGGCTGCAATTCAAGGTGCAATTGGTCCAGTGCCTCCAAAGAAATGCTTTACATGTCAAAAATGCAAAGGTGATGTTTTCTACTTTGAGTTTATGAATTAATTACATTCACTAAGATTATTGACATGGTTGCATGCCACCAATTTTCTGTAGTGTCATTTTCCACTTCGCGTGTTGGGAAATTTGCATGGTTATGTGACTTGTGTCTTGAATTAAAGCAACTTTCGAGAACTCCAAGCCCACTCAATGGAGTGGTCAGCTCTACCAGGTGCTTCCTTTGTCCTGTGTCAAAGATTGGTTTTGTTTCTCTAGCTTTGTCATAAAGGAATCTGATCTATAATGCTTTGG
Proteins encoded:
- the LOC103973505 gene encoding uncharacterized protein LOC103973505 isoform X1; its protein translation is MLLQRCSSLLKAGSSRSRFRGEDELLGSVCIGALGLMETAGASTIQSLFLNLHFLCRMPLHSKMQAIHLNRGFYMLHLLSLRFPFCHRVLHLLVNLLQTFDCSLYPSPEPLHCRTPSSPEVPVAKLLFTSLDTNCKKSEVYKLQSYQFYPGSPIGCLISPSLGCSGTSSPFPDPKFYSCSGGYFQLFPIGGPPKILIAEGIAARQLTPAHTQNGGSLLDRRISAAASIEESATMPKNNEHLVDQ
- the LOC103973505 gene encoding uncharacterized protein LOC103973505 isoform X3; the protein is MLLQRCSSLLKAGSSRSRFRGEDELLGSVCIGALGLMETAGASTIQSLFLNLHFLCRMPLHSKMQAIHLNRGFYMLHLLSLRFPFCHRVLHLLVNLLQTFDCSLYPSPEPLHCRTPSSPEVPVAKLLFTSLDTNCKKSEVYKLQSYQFYPGSPIGCLISPSLGCSGIAARQLTPAHTQNGGSLLDRRISAAASIEESATMPKNNEHLVDQ
- the LOC103973505 gene encoding uncharacterized protein LOC103973505 isoform X4 gives rise to the protein MLLQRCSSLLKAGSSRSRFRGEDELLGSVCIGALGLMETAGASTIQSLFLNLHFLCRMPLHSKMQAIHLNRGFYMLHLLSLRFPFCHRVLHLLVNLLTPSSPEVPVAKLLFTSLDTNCKKSEVYKLQSYQFYPGSPIGCLISPSLGCSGIAARQLTPAHTQNGGSLLDRRISAAASIEESATMPKNNEHLVDQ
- the LOC103973506 gene encoding uncharacterized protein LOC103973506 isoform X2; its protein translation is MDSAGGPPDSEDFVLRSAVRSGLKREFVFALRSQAQLPSSLGRTRSGRSAAAPAAFPPRATKKRRKSGGDLPLKTAATVTDVVDCDDEPVTDVVSSANQTHLETLVSVDVCGESAAEAALPRMNSVAAPVIVDGDDEPTADFVPSAIWTPLATLVPVDGCGESAAEAAPPQISRVEAPTVVDRDDVPTADAASSANGPVLETLVSIDGCGEPAAETAPPQMKPVKDPTVVDRDDEPISDAVSLANGGIFENPVLIDSSGESATEIAAPQVKPIKVFVRSPLRGKAGGLLKSPNRWVQALASAADAPIVLDDVAACKSNGISLDNCCSVKNQIVINCDAELNVDHLASKNQLESSRASQIEDTVQVSIIESPPPALTMNNEEPLQGTPTVMDYQDGGKMENSLPQKPVRRFTRSLLKVPPVEKEGPIAIISSMESGHDSIMDDDKFPGKPNRRSGIKSEEEDSGSDVGAGASGESTGSEGTKGGENSVNGSLNSTPKNKMELKMSKKISLTKLPGNVRELLSTGLLEGLPVKYMTSNGKQIELHGVIKGNGILCSCATCDSSIVVSAYVFEQHAGSTKKHPADFIYLQNGNSLHDVVKACHGAPLDMLEAAIQGAIGPVPPKKCFTCQKCKVSFSTSRVGKFAWLCDLCLELKQLSRTPSPLNGVVSSTRDLGLHKLVFMSGILPEGTEVGYYVRGKRLLEGYIKDSGIYCRCCNTVVSPSQFEAHAGRAARRKPYNNIYTSNGVSLHELSVSLSKDRKLSATENDDLCSICADGGDLLLCDLCPRAFHTGCVGLPSIPVGDWYCQYCINLHQRERSVACNDNAIAAGRVAGVDPIEQIFKRSIRIVTTSQTDAGGCAFCRSHDFSKSRFDDRTVMICDQCEKEYHVGCLREQMMADLKELPEGEWFCCDDCSRIWNSLQEFLFRGTQPLPELNTDIIKKKLENKGVNGDADVDIRWRLLSGKTDTADSKLLLSRAVAIFHESFDPIIEATTGRDLIPSMVYGRTVRDQDFGGMFCAVLTVGSSVVSAGILRVLGSEIAELPLVATSREHQGQGYFQSLFSCIERLLGSLNVKHFLLPAADEAESIWTKKFGFTKITLDQLHKFLNGARTTVFEGTSMLHKSIPAIPVSSQVEPAVN
- the LOC103973505 gene encoding uncharacterized protein LOC103973505 isoform X2, with amino-acid sequence MLLQRCSSLLKAGSSRSRFRGEDELLGSVCIGALGLMETAGASTIQSLFLNLHFLCRMPLHSKMQAIHLNRGFYMLHLLSLRFPFCHRVLHLLVNLLTPSSPEVPVAKLLFTSLDTNCKKSEVYKLQSYQFYPGSPIGCLISPSLGCSGTSSPFPDPKFYSCSGGYFQLFPIGGPPKILIAEGIAARQLTPAHTQNGGSLLDRRISAAASIEESATMPKNNEHLVDQ
- the LOC103973506 gene encoding uncharacterized protein LOC103973506 isoform X1; amino-acid sequence: MDSAGGPPDSEDFVLRSAVRSGLKREFVFALRSQAQLPSSLGRTRSGRSAAAPAAFPPRATKKRRKSGGDLPLKTAATVTDVVDCDDEPVTDVVSSANQTHLETLVSVDVCGESAAEAALPRMNSVAAPVIVDGDDEPTADFVPSAIWTPLATLVPVDGCGESAAEAAPPQISRVEAPTVVDRDDVPTADAASSANGPVLETLVSIDGCGEPAAETAPPQMKPVKDPTVVDRDDEPISDAVSLANGGIFENPVLIDSSGESATEIAAPQVKPIKVFVRSPLRGKAGGLLKSPNRWVQALASAADAPIVLDDVAACKSNGISLDNCCSVKNQIVINCDAELNVDHLASKNQLESSRASQIEDTVQVSIIESPPPALTMNNEEPLQGTPTVMDYQDGGKMENSLPQKPVRRFTRSLLKVPPVEKEGPIAIISSMESGHDSIMDDDKFPGKPNRRSGIKSEEEDSGSDVGAGASGESTGSEGTKGGENSVNGSLNSTPKNKMELKMSKKISLTKLPGNVRELLSTGLLEGLPVKYMTSNGKQIELHGVIKGNGILCSCATCDSSIVVSAYVFEQHAGSTKKHPADFIYLQNGNSLHDVVKACHGAPLDMLEAAIQGAIGPVPPKKCFTCQKCKVSFSTSRVGKFAWLCDLCLELKQLSRTPSPLNGVVSSTRLSRTSSTPDMSNNSSKNLLSIKKSSLGRLTRKDLGLHKLVFMSGILPEGTEVGYYVRGKRLLEGYIKDSGIYCRCCNTVVSPSQFEAHAGRAARRKPYNNIYTSNGVSLHELSVSLSKDRKLSATENDDLCSICADGGDLLLCDLCPRAFHTGCVGLPSIPVGDWYCQYCINLHQRERSVACNDNAIAAGRVAGVDPIEQIFKRSIRIVTTSQTDAGGCAFCRSHDFSKSRFDDRTVMICDQCEKEYHVGCLREQMMADLKELPEGEWFCCDDCSRIWNSLQEFLFRGTQPLPELNTDIIKKKLENKGVNGDADVDIRWRLLSGKTDTADSKLLLSRAVAIFHESFDPIIEATTGRDLIPSMVYGRTVRDQDFGGMFCAVLTVGSSVVSAGILRVLGSEIAELPLVATSREHQGQGYFQSLFSCIERLLGSLNVKHFLLPAADEAESIWTKKFGFTKITLDQLHKFLNGARTTVFEGTSMLHKSIPAIPVSSQVEPAVN
- the LOC103973506 gene encoding uncharacterized protein LOC103973506 isoform X3, whose protein sequence is MDSAGGPPDSEDFVLRSAVRSGLKREFVFALRSQAQLPSSLGRTRSGRSAAAPAAFPPRATKKRRKSGGDLPLKTAATVTDVVDCDDEPVTDVVSSANQTHLETLVSVDVCGESAAEAALPRMNSVAAPVIVDGDDEPTADFVPSAIWTPLATLVPVDGCGESAAEAAPPQISRVEAPTVVDRDDVPTADAASSANGPVLETLVSIDGCGEPAAETAPPQMKPVKDPTVVDRDDEPISDAVSLANGGIFENPVLIDSSGESATEIAAPQVKPIKVFVRSPLRGKAGGLLKSPNRWVQALASAADAPIVLDDVAACKSNGISLDNCCSVKNQIVINCDAELNVDHLASKNQLESSRASQIEDTVQVSIIESPPPALTMNNEEPLQGTPTVMDYQDGGKMENSLPQKPVRRFTRSLLKVPPVEKEGPIAIISSMESGHDSIMDDDKFPGKPNRRSGIKSEEEDSGSDVGAGASGESTGSEGTKGGENSVNGSLNSTPKNKMELKMSKKISLTKLPGNVRELLSTGLLEGLPVKYMTSNGKQIELHGVIKGNGILCSCATCDSSIVVSAYVFEQHAGSTKKHPADFIYLQNGNSLHDVVKACHGAPLDMLEAAIQGAIGPVPPKKCFTCQKCKVSFSTSRVGKFAWLCDLCLELKQLSRTPSPLNGVVSSTRLSRTSSTPDMSNNSSKNLLSIKKSSLGRLTRKDLGLHKLVFMSGILPEGTEVGYYVRGKRLLEGYIKDSGIYCRCCNTVVSPSQFEAHAGRAARRKPICADGGDLLLCDLCPRAFHTGCVGLPSIPVGDWYCQYCINLHQRERSVACNDNAIAAGRVAGVDPIEQIFKRSIRIVTTSQTDAGGCAFCRSHDFSKSRFDDRTVMICDQCEKEYHVGCLREQMMADLKELPEGEWFCCDDCSRIWNSLQEFLFRGTQPLPELNTDIIKKKLENKGVNGDADVDIRWRLLSGKTDTADSKLLLSRAVAIFHESFDPIIEATTGRDLIPSMVYGRTVRDQDFGGMFCAVLTVGSSVVSAGILRVLGSEIAELPLVATSREHQGQGYFQSLFSCIERLLGSLNVKHFLLPAADEAESIWTKKFGFTKITLDQLHKFLNGARTTVFEGTSMLHKSIPAIPVSSQVEPAVN